In Streptomyces sp. Li-HN-5-11, the sequence AAGCCGCGCACCCACTCTGCCTGCGCCTGGAGCATGTGCAGCTGGTACTCGACCTCGACGAGGAACAGGCGCGGCAGCGTCTCGTAGGCCTTCTCCAGCACCGCCCGCCCGCCGGCGACCTGCATGTCCAGGGCGGTCAGCCGCTCCTCCAGCAGCCGCACGACGTCGTCCGGGTGCAGCGCGCCCAGCAGCGACAGCGCGGTCTCGAAGATCGGATACTCCTTCGCCGGCACCGCGACGAGGTCCGACAGCCACTGCGTCATCTCCTCACGGCCGGCCTCGGTCAGTGCGTAGACGGTGCGCTCGGGCCGGTTGCCCTGCCGCTCCACGTCGACCACCTCGACGAAGCCGTGCTTCTCGAGGTTCTGCACCACCGTGTAGAGCGAGCCGTAGTTGACCTTCGTGCTGGCGTCCTTGCCCTGGCGGCGCAGGGTCTGGGCGATCTCGTACGGGTGCATCGGCTTCTGCCACAGCGTGGTCATGACGGTCAGCGCGAGGGGATTGCTCAGCCTGCTGCGCCGGGCTGCCATGCCGACCACCACCCCACCCGCTCGATTACGCTCCAGCCCGAATATCCGTGCACGAACATATCGCGTCTCCGTTCAGGGGTCAACAGTCACGATGTATCGTGAGCCGTCGGGTGACAAGTCCCCCCGCGGCCCTCGTAGGCTTCGACGGATGAGACGCAAGACCCGTACACCGCCCGCTCCCCTGCCCCAGCGTCTCGGGGTGGACCCGGTGCGGGTGCGGCTGCCCGCCGAGGGCACCTGGGCCACCGTGCGGGAGCACCTGGTGGAACGGCTGTCGGGGGCCGGGCCCGGGGTGGTCGAGGCGATGTTCGAGGCGGGGCGGATCGTCGGGGCCGACGGGCTGGCGGTGGCGCCCGACGCGCCGTACGAGCCCGGGATGCACGTGTGGTTCCACCGGGAGCTGCCCGCGGAGGTCCCGGTGCCGTTCCCGCTGACGGTGGTCCACCGCGACGAGCACCTCGTCGTCGTGGACAAGCCGCACTTCCTCGCCACGACGCCGCGCGGCGGGCATGTCGCCGAGACCGCGCTGGCCCGGCTGCGACGCGAGCTGGGCATACCGGAGCTCACCGCGGCACACCGCCTGGACCGGCTGACCGCCGGGCTGGTGCTGTTCACGGTGCGGCCCGAGGAGCGCGGCGCGTACCAGACGCTGTTCCGCGACCGGCGGGTGCACAAGGAGTACGAGGCCGTCGCACCGTACGACCCGGGGCTCGCCCTGCCGCGGACGGTGCGCAGCCGGATCGTGAAGGAGCGCGGGGTGCTCACCGCCCGGGAGGTGCCGGGCGAGCCGAACGCGGTGACGCGGGTGGAACTCGTCGAGCACCGTGCGGACGGTCTCGCCCGGTACCGGCTGGTTCCCGGCACCGGGCAGACGCATCAGCTGCGGGTGCACATGGCCGCGCTGGGCGTGCCGATCCTCGGCGATCCGCTCTACCCGGCGGTGGCCGCCCCCACACCACCGGGTGACTTCAGCCGCCCGCTGCAACTACTCGCCCGTGAGCTGGAGTTCACCGATCCGGTGACGGGGGCGCAGCACCGGCTGCGCAGCGGGCGGGTACTCGAGGCCTGGTCCTGCCCCGCGGACTGGGCCGGTCGGAGTCAGTAACCGCGCCACCAGCGCAGCAAGCGCCGCCAGGCGCCCTGGGGGCGGGCCGGTTCGGCGGCCGGTGCGGTGCCCGGGCCGGTCTCGGGCCACGACGGTGCCGCCGGCTGCGGCTGCGGGGAGCCGCCGTCCTGCTCGGGCGCTGCCAGCGGGTCGGGGAACGGGGCGGGTTTCGGCGGCGTGGTGCCGATCTCCCAGGCCGCGCGCGGCTGCGGCACCGGGTGCGGGGTGTGGCTGGGCTTGGCCGTTTCCGCCTGCGGTGGCCGCGGGGTGAACCGCACCGGCAGGGTCACGAGGTGCCGCGAGGCGATCGACTCCGCCCAGCGCAGCTCCGCCTCGTCGCAGGCGAGCTGGATGTCCGGCAGCCGCATCAGCAGCGCGTCGACGCCGACGTCGGCGATGGCACGGCCGATGTCCTGGCCGGGGCATTCGTGCGGGCCG encodes:
- a CDS encoding PadR family transcriptional regulator, with protein sequence MAARRSRLSNPLALTVMTTLWQKPMHPYEIAQTLRRQGKDASTKVNYGSLYTVVQNLEKHGFVEVVDVERQGNRPERTVYALTEAGREEMTQWLSDLVAVPAKEYPIFETALSLLGALHPDDVVRLLEERLTALDMQVAGGRAVLEKAYETLPRLFLVEVEYQLHMLQAQAEWVRGFAREIREGVLPEVESWRRFHETGEIPPELKQVEERHYRK
- a CDS encoding RluA family pseudouridine synthase, which gives rise to MRRKTRTPPAPLPQRLGVDPVRVRLPAEGTWATVREHLVERLSGAGPGVVEAMFEAGRIVGADGLAVAPDAPYEPGMHVWFHRELPAEVPVPFPLTVVHRDEHLVVVDKPHFLATTPRGGHVAETALARLRRELGIPELTAAHRLDRLTAGLVLFTVRPEERGAYQTLFRDRRVHKEYEAVAPYDPGLALPRTVRSRIVKERGVLTAREVPGEPNAVTRVELVEHRADGLARYRLVPGTGQTHQLRVHMAALGVPILGDPLYPAVAAPTPPGDFSRPLQLLARELEFTDPVTGAQHRLRSGRVLEAWSCPADWAGRSQ